A section of the Polyangium spumosum genome encodes:
- a CDS encoding sigma factor-like helix-turn-helix DNA-binding protein, giving the protein MLVPYLEGHSVREIAETLGLKLKTVYARVRLARERLKMLAPA; this is encoded by the coding sequence GTGCTGGTTCCCTACCTGGAGGGGCATTCGGTCCGGGAGATCGCCGAGACGCTCGGCCTGAAGCTGAAGACCGTCTACGCCCGCGTGCGACTCGCCCGGGAGCGCTTGAAGATGCTCGCGCCTGCGTGA